A single window of Anaerocolumna chitinilytica DNA harbors:
- a CDS encoding YcdB/YcdC domain-containing protein: MISKKIGAVILSSALIVSALPIQSLAAADLIQTTKIAAGVQSGAAVSSEDLESMINTVKSKITIPSELSEFSYNYYTGDPYSNNTWNLIWSTKDGSKSINVNSDSKGHITYYSYYTNQSYKPVYLQSELKDKADAFIKGITPDIFSKLQYIQTSSTASYNGSYTYQYQRVENGIPMPDNTVSVSVNYQTGVVTTYSSNWLYDVTIPSSNAKITKDAAAALIGKNSKMTLSYQSAYTTDNNGKSTAKAFLVYSPEKSYIAVDALTGKVYDTQNLWNTAYSSKEEASLDMGSAKAGNLTPQESAEVDSIKGLISKNDAINAIKGNTKLLFDKNMTSITANLYKNTNINGTTAYVWNVSFSDPREVKEGSTNSYRAYAYASVDAKTGKIMSYYSSTNNYYNTTKDKWNDTKIKYTAKQGKSIFEGFLKTEIPDYFKNSSYTGTSNDYIIAYKDSKPVYGGYTYNYQRMNENIPYAGNNISGAVDGVTGKIYNFNYNWDTQLTFEAPTNIISADKAFTNYIANEGYHLVYEVYYKNAVSSSSYTQTPLVRLVYRTDISPDYISPFTGKQLDYDGKEYVKPTSLYNYTDIQGNSSARNIILLANMGIGFEGGLFKPTQAITTTELNDFISKAGFYADSSKYKLTGTSVSRMDAAKYAVQVLGLEKAAKISGIYTLNVADQSLINQSDLGYAAIAFGLKLLVPNNSNQLHASDNLTRQDAADLIVAMLNSQE, encoded by the coding sequence ATGATATCAAAAAAAATTGGGGCTGTAATCCTAAGCAGTGCCCTTATAGTAAGTGCCCTGCCGATTCAATCTTTAGCAGCGGCAGATCTTATTCAAACAACTAAAATAGCAGCAGGTGTACAATCAGGTGCGGCTGTGTCGTCAGAGGATTTAGAAAGTATGATAAATACTGTGAAATCTAAAATTACCATACCTTCCGAATTATCAGAGTTTTCCTACAATTATTATACTGGCGATCCTTATTCCAACAATACTTGGAACCTGATCTGGTCTACGAAAGACGGCAGTAAAAGTATCAATGTAAATTCTGATTCAAAAGGTCATATAACCTATTATAGTTATTATACGAACCAGAGTTATAAACCGGTTTATCTTCAAAGCGAATTAAAAGATAAGGCTGATGCATTTATAAAGGGGATTACACCGGATATCTTCAGTAAGCTTCAATATATCCAGACTTCTTCTACAGCATCCTATAACGGTTCTTATACCTATCAGTATCAAAGAGTTGAGAACGGAATACCCATGCCGGATAATACTGTCAGTGTAAGTGTTAATTATCAGACAGGTGTTGTAACCACCTATTCCAGCAATTGGCTTTATGATGTCACAATACCTTCTTCCAATGCCAAGATAACGAAGGATGCGGCAGCTGCCTTAATTGGAAAGAATAGCAAAATGACCTTATCTTATCAAAGCGCATATACAACTGATAACAATGGCAAAAGTACTGCCAAGGCATTTCTGGTATACAGCCCTGAAAAGTCCTATATCGCTGTTGATGCTTTAACAGGAAAAGTATATGACACTCAGAACCTTTGGAATACAGCCTATTCTTCAAAAGAAGAAGCAAGCCTTGATATGGGCAGTGCCAAAGCAGGTAATCTGACACCACAGGAATCTGCTGAAGTTGACAGTATAAAGGGTCTGATTTCTAAAAACGATGCTATAAATGCTATTAAAGGTAATACAAAGCTGCTTTTTGATAAAAACATGACATCAATAACAGCCAATCTCTATAAAAATACGAATATAAATGGTACTACAGCTTATGTTTGGAATGTTAGCTTTTCTGATCCAAGAGAGGTAAAAGAGGGTTCCACAAATTCTTACCGTGCATATGCTTATGCATCGGTAGATGCTAAGACTGGTAAGATAATGTCTTATTATTCCAGCACAAACAATTATTATAATACCACGAAAGATAAGTGGAACGATACTAAAATCAAATATACTGCTAAGCAGGGAAAGAGCATCTTTGAAGGCTTTTTAAAGACAGAAATACCGGATTATTTTAAGAATTCATCCTATACCGGTACTTCCAATGATTACATTATTGCCTACAAAGACAGCAAGCCGGTATATGGCGGTTACACCTATAATTATCAGCGAATGAATGAAAATATTCCGTATGCTGGTAACAATATTAGTGGTGCCGTTGACGGTGTAACCGGAAAGATTTATAACTTCAATTATAATTGGGATACCCAGTTAACTTTTGAAGCACCTACTAATATCATTTCCGCAGATAAAGCTTTCACGAACTATATTGCTAACGAAGGATACCACTTGGTTTATGAAGTATATTATAAGAATGCAGTTTCCAGTTCTTCTTATACTCAGACTCCTTTGGTTCGACTTGTATACCGTACCGATATCTCTCCGGATTATATCTCTCCATTTACCGGAAAGCAGCTTGATTATGATGGCAAAGAATATGTAAAGCCTACTAGTCTTTATAACTATACGGATATTCAGGGGAATTCCTCAGCCAGAAATATAATTCTTCTTGCTAATATGGGAATTGGTTTTGAAGGTGGGTTATTTAAACCTACTCAGGCAATTACAACTACAGAATTAAATGATTTTATTTCAAAAGCAGGCTTCTATGCCGATTCCTCTAAATATAAACTCACAGGAACTTCAGTAAGCCGTATGGATGCTGCAAAATATGCAGTTCAAGTATTAGGTCTTGAAAAAGCAGCTAAAATCAGCGGAATCTATACACTTAATGTAGCAGACCAGTCATTAATTAACCAGTCTGATTTAGGTTATGCAGCCATCGCATTTGGACTTAAGCTTTTAGTGCCTAATAATAGTAACCAATTACATGCAAGTGATAACCTTACACGTCAGGATGCTGCTGATTTAATCGTAGCAATGTTAAATAGTCAGGAATAA
- the manA gene encoding mannose-6-phosphate isomerase, class I: MQDILFLEPVFKEMIWGGNRLNTDFGYDIPSDNTGECWAVSAHTNGDCKIKAGEYKGETLSSLWANHRELFGNAEGDVFPLLIKIIDAKQDLSIQVHPDDNYAKTHENGSLGKTECWYILNCKDDGKIVIGHNANNKEELSSMIHNNQWEELIRVIPIKKGDFFQIIPGTVHAIKAGTVILETQQNSDITYRLYDYGRLQNGKPRELHIDKSIDVITCPQKLTEPVRKIWDIKGGQIEELVNCEFYTVEKITINGSTALEQVEPFTIMSVINGEGYLDGERITKGDHFILPSGFGSYVLEGNLECIASHI; this comes from the coding sequence ATGCAAGATATATTATTTTTAGAACCAGTATTTAAAGAAATGATCTGGGGCGGTAACAGGCTGAACACAGATTTCGGCTATGATATCCCAAGTGATAATACCGGGGAATGTTGGGCTGTCAGTGCTCATACTAATGGAGATTGCAAGATAAAAGCAGGTGAATATAAAGGAGAGACCTTAAGCAGTCTGTGGGCAAATCACAGAGAGCTTTTTGGTAATGCAGAAGGTGACGTATTTCCGCTTTTAATTAAAATTATAGATGCCAAACAAGATTTAAGTATTCAGGTTCATCCGGATGATAATTATGCAAAAACCCACGAGAATGGCTCACTTGGTAAAACAGAATGCTGGTATATCTTAAATTGCAAAGATGATGGTAAAATTGTTATCGGACATAATGCTAACAACAAAGAAGAATTGTCTTCCATGATCCATAATAACCAGTGGGAAGAACTTATTCGTGTAATCCCCATTAAAAAAGGTGATTTCTTTCAGATTATACCCGGAACCGTACATGCAATCAAAGCCGGTACCGTAATCTTAGAAACCCAACAGAACAGTGATATAACATATCGGCTTTACGACTATGGCCGATTACAAAACGGCAAACCCCGTGAACTGCATATTGATAAAAGTATCGATGTTATTACCTGCCCTCAAAAGCTTACTGAGCCAGTAAGAAAAATATGGGACATAAAAGGCGGACAGATAGAAGAGCTGGTAAACTGTGAATTTTATACCGTAGAAAAGATAACAATAAATGGAAGCACAGCCTTAGAGCAGGTTGAGCCTTTTACCATTATGAGTGTTATTAATGGTGAAGGATATTTAGATGGTGAACGAATCACCAAAGGTGACCATTTTATTCTTCCATCCGGATTTGGAAGCTATGTGCTGGAAGGTAATTTGGAGTGTATCGCATCTCACATCTAA
- the ilvD gene encoding dihydroxy-acid dehydratase: MNSDSVKTGIQQAPHRSLFNALGITKEELDRPLIGIVSSYNEIVPGHMNLDKIVDAVKMGVAMAGGTPIVFPAIAVCDGISMGHTGMKYSLVTRDLIADSTEAMAMAHAFDALVMVPNCDKNVPGLLMAAARVNVPTIFVSGGPMLAGRVKGEKTSLSSMFEAVGAYTAGKLSEEEVEEYACKVCPTAGSCSGMYTANSMNCLTEVLGMGLQGNGTIPAVFSERIRLAKHAGMKIMELLERNIRPRDIMVREAFMNALTVDMALGCSTNSMLHLPAIAHEAGVELNLEIANEISAKTPNLCHLAPAGHAYIEDLNEAGGVYAVMNELDKKGLIEKDLITVSGKTVGENIAHCRNLDTDVIRSIDNPYSETGGIAILKGNLATDSAIVKRSAVAPEMLKHEGPARVFDSEDDAIKTIKEGKINPGDVVVIRYEGPKGGPGMREMLNPTSAIMGMGLGSSVALITDGRFSGASRGACIGHVCPEAAVGGNIALLEEGDLIQIDITSNSLNVALSEDELNKRREKWQPKQPKITTGYLARYSAMVTSASRGAILEVPTR; this comes from the coding sequence ATGAATAGTGATTCAGTGAAAACAGGAATTCAACAAGCTCCCCATAGATCTCTCTTTAATGCGCTTGGTATTACCAAGGAAGAATTGGACAGACCATTAATTGGTATCGTCAGTTCTTATAACGAAATCGTTCCAGGCCATATGAATCTCGACAAAATTGTAGATGCCGTCAAGATGGGAGTTGCCATGGCAGGCGGAACCCCAATCGTATTTCCGGCAATTGCAGTCTGCGACGGAATCTCTATGGGACATACGGGAATGAAATATTCTCTTGTTACCAGAGATCTAATCGCTGATTCCACAGAAGCTATGGCAATGGCACATGCTTTTGACGCATTGGTAATGGTACCTAATTGCGATAAGAACGTTCCCGGGTTATTAATGGCAGCAGCAAGAGTAAATGTCCCGACTATCTTTGTAAGTGGGGGGCCTATGCTTGCAGGTAGGGTGAAAGGTGAGAAAACAAGCCTTTCCAGTATGTTTGAAGCTGTAGGTGCTTATACTGCTGGTAAATTGTCAGAAGAGGAGGTAGAGGAATATGCCTGTAAGGTATGCCCTACCGCTGGTTCCTGTTCCGGTATGTATACAGCAAATAGCATGAATTGCCTCACAGAAGTCCTTGGTATGGGACTACAGGGTAACGGAACCATTCCCGCAGTATTTTCTGAAAGAATCCGTTTAGCCAAACATGCGGGAATGAAGATTATGGAACTCCTTGAAAGAAACATTCGCCCTAGAGATATTATGGTAAGAGAAGCCTTTATGAATGCTTTAACTGTAGATATGGCATTGGGATGCTCCACCAATAGTATGCTCCATCTTCCGGCAATTGCACATGAAGCAGGAGTAGAACTAAATCTCGAGATAGCAAATGAAATCAGTGCAAAGACCCCGAATCTCTGCCATCTGGCACCGGCAGGTCATGCCTATATAGAAGATTTGAATGAAGCAGGCGGAGTTTATGCCGTTATGAATGAGCTTGACAAAAAGGGTCTCATCGAGAAAGATTTAATAACAGTAAGCGGTAAAACCGTAGGGGAGAATATTGCTCACTGCAGGAATTTGGACACGGATGTCATAAGAAGCATTGATAATCCATATAGTGAAACAGGTGGCATAGCAATTTTAAAAGGGAATCTGGCTACTGACTCCGCTATAGTTAAAAGGTCTGCTGTAGCTCCTGAAATGTTAAAACACGAAGGTCCTGCGAGAGTATTCGACTCTGAAGATGATGCTATTAAGACTATAAAAGAGGGCAAAATTAATCCAGGAGATGTCGTAGTTATCCGTTATGAAGGACCCAAAGGCGGCCCCGGAATGAGGGAGATGCTCAATCCAACCTCAGCTATCATGGGAATGGGACTTGGATCCAGTGTAGCCTTAATTACAGATGGAAGATTCTCTGGTGCTTCCAGAGGTGCCTGTATCGGACATGTGTGCCCCGAAGCTGCCGTAGGCGGTAATATCGCTCTTCTAGAAGAAGGAGACCTCATTCAAATAGATATTACATCGAATTCCTTAAATGTAGCTCTCTCAGAAGATGAGCTTAATAAACGCAGGGAGAAATGGCAGCCTAAACAGCCTAAGATAACAACCGGCTATCTGGCAAGATATTCAGCTATGGTTACATCTGCCAGCAGAGGTGCTATCTTAGAGGTGCCAACAAGATAA
- the serC gene encoding 3-phosphoserine/phosphohydroxythreonine transaminase, with protein MARIYNFSAGPAVLPEEVLKEAAEEMLDYRGTGMSVMEMSHRSKAYETIINEAEADLRELMNIPDNYKVLFLQGGASSQFAMIPMNLMKNKVADYIVTGLWAKKAFQEAKIYGTANKIASSEDKTFTYIPDCSDLPISENADYVYICENNTIYGTKFKTLPNTKGKPLVADVSSCFLSEPVDVTKYGIIYGGVQKNVGPAGVVIVIIREDLITEDTLPGTPTMFKYKIHLDNGSMYNTPPAYGIYICGKVFKWLKKLGGLEAMKEINERKAAILYNFLDESKLFKGTVVKEDRSLMNVPFITGDDELDAKFVKEAKAAGFENLKGHRTVGGMRASIYNAMPIEGVEKLVEFMKEFEAKNLK; from the coding sequence GTGGCGAGAATTTATAATTTTTCAGCAGGCCCGGCCGTATTGCCGGAAGAAGTACTTAAAGAAGCAGCAGAAGAGATGCTGGATTATAGGGGAACCGGAATGTCAGTTATGGAGATGAGTCACAGATCAAAGGCTTATGAGACAATCATTAACGAAGCAGAAGCTGACTTAAGAGAACTGATGAATATTCCTGATAACTATAAAGTACTCTTTTTGCAAGGTGGCGCTTCTTCACAATTTGCCATGATTCCGATGAACCTGATGAAGAATAAGGTGGCAGACTATATTGTCACAGGGTTATGGGCAAAAAAAGCATTTCAGGAAGCTAAAATATATGGCACAGCGAATAAAATTGCTTCTTCCGAAGATAAAACTTTTACTTACATACCCGATTGTTCCGATCTTCCTATAAGCGAGAATGCTGATTACGTTTATATTTGTGAAAATAATACCATATATGGTACAAAATTTAAGACCCTTCCTAATACGAAAGGAAAACCCCTTGTTGCAGATGTCTCTTCCTGCTTTCTTTCAGAGCCGGTAGATGTAACAAAGTATGGTATAATCTACGGCGGAGTACAAAAGAATGTGGGACCTGCCGGTGTTGTTATCGTTATTATCCGAGAGGATTTGATAACAGAGGATACTTTACCCGGTACTCCAACTATGTTCAAATATAAAATTCATCTGGATAATGGTTCTATGTATAATACGCCTCCCGCTTATGGTATCTATATCTGCGGAAAAGTCTTTAAATGGCTTAAGAAACTGGGCGGTTTGGAAGCAATGAAAGAAATCAATGAGAGAAAAGCAGCTATTCTCTATAATTTCTTAGATGAGAGTAAACTCTTTAAGGGCACTGTTGTAAAAGAAGACCGTTCATTGATGAATGTTCCTTTTATAACAGGAGATGATGAATTGGATGCTAAATTTGTTAAAGAGGCAAAGGCCGCAGGCTTTGAAAACTTAAAGGGTCACAGAACCGTAGGTGGTATGCGTGCCAGTATCTATAATGCAATGCCCATAGAAGGTGTTGAAAAATTAGTTGAATTCATGAAGGAATTTGAAGCTAAAAATCTAAAATAG
- the ilvB gene encoding biosynthetic-type acetolactate synthase large subunit has translation MQLTGSQILVECLKEQGVDTIFGYPGGAVLNIYDELYRHQDEIRHILTSHEQGASHAADGYARSTGKVGVCLATSGPGATNLVTGIATAYMDSVPMVAITGNVAVNLLGKDSFQEVDIAGITMPVTKHNYIVKDVTQLADTIRKAFLIAQTGRPGPVLIDIAKDVTANKTEYQRVTPPIINRITDTFTAEDISTAISMIVESKKPVIFVGGGAVISDAWIELREFVKRTDAPVTDTLMGKGAFSGEDTYYTGMLGMHGTKTANYSVTECDLLITVGSRFSDRVTGNTARFARNAKILQIDVDPAEINKNVLVDHAVIGDIKEVLKAINNRLPEQKHKDWLDHVMDMKKKYPLKYHERGLTGPFILNKLYELTNGEAIITTEVGQHQMWSAQYFNYKYPRTFITSGGLGTMGYGLGACIGAKVGNTDKTVINIAGDGCFRMNMNEIATATRYNIPIIQVIFNNHVLGMVRQWQSLFYGERYSYTTLNDSVDFVKLAEAMGAKAYRITKREEAETVLKEAISLNIPVVIDCQLESDDKVWPMVAPGAAIEEVFTEEDLEAGNK, from the coding sequence ATGCAGTTAACAGGATCACAGATTTTAGTAGAATGTTTAAAAGAACAGGGCGTAGATACCATCTTCGGGTATCCGGGCGGAGCTGTCCTAAATATCTATGATGAATTATACAGACATCAGGACGAGATACGGCATATATTAACCTCCCATGAGCAGGGAGCCTCCCATGCTGCAGACGGTTATGCCAGATCCACCGGTAAAGTAGGTGTATGCCTGGCAACCAGCGGACCCGGAGCTACTAATTTAGTAACAGGTATCGCAACAGCTTATATGGATTCCGTCCCAATGGTTGCAATAACAGGGAATGTTGCCGTTAATCTCTTAGGAAAGGATAGTTTTCAGGAAGTTGATATCGCAGGTATTACAATGCCTGTTACCAAACATAATTATATTGTGAAAGATGTAACACAATTAGCCGATACCATCCGGAAAGCCTTTCTCATTGCCCAGACAGGAAGACCGGGTCCGGTTTTGATTGATATTGCGAAGGATGTTACTGCAAATAAAACAGAATACCAAAGAGTCACGCCTCCAATAATAAATCGAATTACAGATACTTTTACAGCAGAAGATATTTCTACTGCAATTTCAATGATTGTGGAATCAAAAAAGCCCGTAATCTTTGTCGGCGGCGGAGCAGTAATATCTGATGCCTGGATAGAATTAAGAGAATTTGTAAAAAGAACAGATGCACCGGTAACGGATACCCTTATGGGAAAGGGTGCTTTTAGTGGTGAGGATACCTATTACACCGGAATGTTAGGCATGCATGGTACGAAAACAGCGAACTATAGTGTTACCGAATGTGATCTCTTAATCACGGTAGGTTCCAGATTCAGTGACAGAGTAACAGGCAATACAGCGCGTTTCGCAAGAAATGCCAAAATTCTGCAAATAGATGTAGACCCCGCGGAAATCAACAAGAATGTCTTAGTTGACCATGCAGTTATCGGTGATATCAAAGAGGTTTTAAAAGCAATCAATAACAGATTACCAGAACAAAAACATAAGGACTGGCTTGATCACGTGATGGATATGAAGAAGAAATATCCTTTAAAATACCACGAGCGAGGTCTTACCGGACCATTTATCTTAAATAAACTTTATGAGCTTACGAATGGAGAAGCTATAATAACGACAGAGGTCGGCCAGCATCAGATGTGGTCTGCCCAGTATTTTAACTACAAATACCCGAGGACCTTTATAACCTCTGGCGGCCTTGGTACCATGGGCTACGGGTTAGGTGCTTGTATAGGAGCAAAAGTAGGAAATACAGACAAAACGGTTATAAATATTGCCGGAGACGGTTGCTTTCGAATGAATATGAACGAGATTGCCACCGCTACCAGATATAACATCCCTATCATTCAGGTGATTTTTAATAATCATGTACTTGGTATGGTACGTCAGTGGCAATCCTTATTCTATGGCGAACGCTACTCCTATACCACCTTAAATGATTCCGTGGATTTTGTTAAATTGGCTGAAGCTATGGGAGCAAAGGCATATCGTATAACCAAAAGAGAAGAAGCAGAAACTGTTTTAAAAGAAGCCATCAGTCTGAACATCCCGGTAGTAATTGACTGTCAATTGGAGAGTGATGATAAGGTCTGGCCTATGGTTGCTCCCGGTGCTGCTATCGAGGAAGTTTTTACGGAAGAAGATTTGGAAGCCGGTAATAAATAG
- a CDS encoding DUF1015 domain-containing protein, which translates to MATIKPFRAIRPGNTNNTTTALAEKIAALPYDVYNREEAKAEIIREPLSFLRIDRAETTLPDNISTYDDLVYDRAKELLEEMINKEQFIQEEKECFYIYELIMNGKSQTGLVACASIDDYQNGVIKRHENTRTDKELDRIRHIDSCNAQTGPIFLTFRGSDRIKNILNLNKTKEKLYCFTSPDGITHNVWKIDDIEEITTIKEEFEHITSIYIADGHHRAASAIKVGMKRREEHTNYTGKEEFNYFLSVIFPSEELMIMPYNRVVKDLNGNTLEEFHAKVSEYFTITFLGAEPYQPTGKGEFGMYLKNGWYKLKIKKEYEKKDPVAGLDVSLLQDYLLEPVLGIKDPRSDKRIDFVGGIRGLRELERRVQEDMAVAFSMYPTDIQELIAVSDKDKLMPPKSTWFEPKLRSGLFIHKI; encoded by the coding sequence ATGGCAACTATCAAACCTTTTCGTGCAATAAGACCAGGAAATACAAATAATACTACAACTGCTCTGGCGGAGAAAATAGCAGCATTACCCTACGACGTTTACAATAGAGAAGAAGCAAAAGCAGAGATAATAAGAGAGCCTCTGTCCTTTCTGAGAATAGACAGAGCTGAGACCACACTTCCAGATAACATATCTACCTACGATGATTTGGTATATGATAGGGCAAAGGAACTACTGGAAGAAATGATTAACAAAGAACAGTTTATTCAGGAAGAAAAAGAATGCTTTTATATCTACGAACTCATCATGAATGGAAAAAGTCAAACCGGACTTGTTGCCTGTGCATCAATTGACGACTATCAAAATGGAGTTATTAAACGCCATGAGAATACAAGAACCGATAAAGAGCTGGACAGGATAAGACACATTGACAGCTGTAATGCCCAGACCGGTCCTATTTTTTTAACCTTTCGAGGATCCGATAGGATTAAGAATATTCTTAATCTCAATAAAACAAAGGAAAAACTCTACTGTTTTACTTCACCCGATGGCATTACTCACAATGTATGGAAGATTGATGATATAGAAGAGATTACAACAATAAAAGAGGAATTCGAACATATTACTTCTATTTATATAGCTGATGGTCATCATAGAGCTGCTTCTGCGATAAAAGTGGGTATGAAACGCAGAGAAGAGCATACAAACTATACCGGAAAAGAAGAATTTAATTACTTCTTGTCTGTAATCTTCCCCTCTGAAGAACTTATGATTATGCCTTATAACCGAGTTGTAAAAGATTTAAATGGTAATACCCTCGAAGAATTTCATGCTAAAGTGTCTGAATATTTTACAATTACGTTTTTAGGTGCTGAACCTTACCAACCAACAGGAAAAGGAGAGTTTGGTATGTATCTCAAAAATGGATGGTATAAACTTAAAATAAAAAAAGAATACGAAAAGAAGGATCCGGTGGCAGGGCTGGATGTTTCTTTATTACAGGATTATCTCCTCGAGCCGGTGCTTGGAATCAAAGACCCCCGCAGTGATAAGAGAATTGATTTTGTTGGCGGTATCAGAGGACTGAGAGAATTAGAGCGGAGAGTACAAGAGGATATGGCAGTTGCCTTTTCGATGTATCCAACAGACATCCAAGAATTAATAGCAGTATCCGACAAAGATAAATTAATGCCGCCAAAATCCACCTGGTTTGAGCCAAAACTTAGGAGCGGTCTTTTCATTCACAAGATTTAA
- a CDS encoding phosphoglycerate dehydrogenase, which yields MPKFKYHCLNPIAGVGLKLFSENYETTEDIKESDAVLVRSASMLEMELTDNIAAIARAGAGVNNIPLDRCAGDGIVVFNTPGANANGVKELVIAGLMLASRNIVGGINWVQTIKEEKDIAKLVEKGKAKFAGKEIQGKKLGVIGLGAIGVLVANAANRLGMEVYGCDPYISVEHAWNLSRDIISVKSKDDIYRECDYISLHVPLLDDTKKMINKETLSKCKDGVVILNFARDLLVNDEDMEEALKSGKVGAYVTDFPNDKTAAMEGVIAIPHLGASTEESEDNCAVMAVKQIKDYLEHGIIKNSVNYPDCDAGTFTGGTRVTINHKNIPNMLTQFTGVFSSENINISNLINKSKGDYAYTVIDIEGSIASGTSAKLETIDGVLKVRTISE from the coding sequence ATGCCGAAGTTTAAATATCATTGCCTGAATCCAATTGCCGGAGTGGGACTTAAGCTTTTTTCAGAAAATTATGAGACAACTGAAGATATAAAGGAATCAGATGCAGTTCTGGTAAGAAGTGCCTCTATGCTGGAGATGGAACTCACTGATAACATTGCAGCTATTGCACGTGCTGGTGCCGGTGTAAATAATATCCCTTTGGATAGATGTGCCGGAGATGGAATTGTAGTATTTAATACCCCGGGAGCAAATGCCAACGGTGTGAAAGAGCTTGTGATTGCAGGTCTTATGCTTGCTTCCAGAAATATAGTAGGCGGTATTAACTGGGTCCAGACTATAAAAGAAGAAAAAGATATTGCTAAGCTGGTGGAAAAAGGAAAAGCCAAATTCGCCGGCAAGGAAATCCAAGGTAAAAAGCTTGGTGTCATCGGACTTGGAGCCATAGGGGTACTGGTTGCTAACGCTGCTAACCGCCTTGGTATGGAAGTCTACGGCTGCGATCCTTATATTTCAGTAGAGCATGCTTGGAACTTATCCCGCGATATAATATCTGTAAAATCCAAAGATGATATTTATAGAGAATGTGATTATATAAGCCTTCATGTTCCCTTATTAGACGATACCAAGAAGATGATCAATAAAGAAACCCTGTCAAAATGTAAAGACGGAGTTGTTATCCTTAATTTCGCAAGAGATCTGCTGGTAAATGATGAAGATATGGAAGAAGCATTAAAATCCGGAAAAGTAGGAGCCTATGTAACAGACTTTCCAAATGATAAGACCGCTGCTATGGAAGGGGTTATAGCAATTCCACATCTTGGAGCCTCCACAGAAGAGTCGGAAGATAATTGTGCTGTCATGGCTGTAAAGCAAATCAAGGATTATTTAGAACATGGTATCATTAAGAATTCTGTTAATTATCCGGATTGTGATGCAGGAACCTTCACTGGCGGAACCAGAGTAACCATTAACCATAAAAACATTCCTAATATGTTAACGCAGTTCACCGGTGTATTTTCTTCAGAGAATATCAATATATCAAACCTTATCAATAAAAGTAAAGGCGATTATGCTTACACCGTAATTGATATAGAAGGAAGTATCGCTTCCGGTACTTCGGCTAAATTAGAAACAATAGACGGAGTATTAAAGGTCAGAACTATATCCGAATAA